A window of the Microbacterium sp. LWH13-1.2 genome harbors these coding sequences:
- a CDS encoding potassium transporter Trk, whose protein sequence is MSSHDSPQTVEATVRRVPRFGVFMGIGVVLGIIAAGILTMVGSYEPSDAVNVVYPPGQVFGFLLLWTVPIGVALASIVALILERVARRHDHVVKVEHETIIEND, encoded by the coding sequence ATGTCCTCCCACGATTCCCCCCAGACGGTCGAGGCGACCGTCCGACGCGTGCCGCGATTCGGCGTGTTCATGGGCATCGGCGTCGTGCTCGGCATCATCGCCGCCGGCATCCTGACGATGGTGGGCAGCTACGAGCCGTCCGACGCCGTCAACGTCGTCTACCCTCCCGGCCAGGTCTTCGGATTCCTGCTGCTGTGGACGGTGCCGATCGGCGTCGCGCTCGCGAGCATCGTCGCCCTCATCCTCGAGCGCGTCGCGCGACGCCACGACCATGTCGTGAAGGTCGAGCACGAGACGATCATCGAGAACGACTGA
- a CDS encoding MOSC N-terminal beta barrel domain-containing protein — translation MPHVVSLYRHPIKGFTAESVAELTVQPDGRIAGDRVLAFRFADATTPEDRDGLDYWPKAKGLSLQDFPTLAALRTHFDDRAGRVRIEHHGSVLVDAGLDDDGRTQLADAVTDFVLASAEGRRLRRPGRLPLVLLGDGVTSRFQDRPRGYVSVHSSDSVSALGDALDMDVDDRRFRSNIVIDDAAAWSELDWTGEVTVGDVSFDAAGPIVRCLATHANPDTGVRDAKVLTTLTAAFSQAEPTLGRLLLPGSASDGGQTPWAGGTIRLGDAVTAH, via the coding sequence ATGCCACACGTCGTCTCTCTCTACCGGCATCCGATCAAGGGCTTCACGGCCGAGTCCGTCGCCGAGCTCACGGTGCAGCCCGACGGCCGGATCGCGGGCGACAGAGTCCTCGCGTTCCGCTTCGCGGACGCGACGACGCCGGAGGATCGCGACGGCCTCGACTACTGGCCGAAGGCGAAGGGCCTCTCGCTTCAGGACTTCCCGACGCTCGCCGCGCTGCGCACCCACTTCGATGACCGCGCCGGACGCGTGCGGATCGAACATCACGGGTCCGTCCTCGTGGATGCGGGACTCGACGACGACGGTCGCACGCAGCTGGCGGATGCGGTGACGGACTTCGTCCTCGCGAGCGCTGAGGGTCGCAGGCTCCGTCGCCCCGGGCGGCTGCCTCTGGTCCTGCTCGGAGACGGCGTGACCTCGAGATTCCAGGATCGCCCGCGCGGCTACGTCTCCGTGCACAGCAGCGACAGCGTGAGCGCTCTGGGAGATGCTCTCGACATGGATGTCGATGACCGTCGCTTCCGCTCGAACATCGTCATCGACGATGCCGCTGCGTGGTCGGAGCTCGACTGGACAGGTGAGGTGACCGTCGGGGACGTCTCGTTCGACGCGGCCGGCCCCATCGTGCGGTGCCTGGCGACGCACGCGAATCCCGACACCGGGGTGCGAGACGCCAAGGTGCTGACGACCCTCACCGCCGCGTTCTCGCAGGCCGAGCCCACCCTCGGGCGGCTGCTCCTCCCCGGCTCCGCATCAGACGGCGGGCAGACCCCCTGGGCGGGCGGCACGATCCGTCTCGGAGATGCGGTCACGGCTCACTGA
- a CDS encoding universal stress protein gives MTDNTSTPSDEAAQNATLQKAVIVGMQPGQPVRVIEEAARFARLLRVPLVVAHVDVTRFVTYEDPDGYVHSAPIDINFDAGTAEFEAVQVEASAALDGTGLTWTARQLVGDPALAIKALANKLDAQLIVVGTRKRGIGESIREFFTGSVAARLAHRQHRSVLVVPLQDPVPDTQPEIWTE, from the coding sequence ATGACCGACAACACCTCGACGCCCTCCGACGAGGCCGCGCAGAACGCGACACTGCAGAAAGCAGTGATCGTCGGAATGCAGCCGGGGCAGCCCGTGCGGGTGATCGAAGAGGCCGCACGGTTCGCGAGGCTCCTGCGCGTGCCGCTCGTGGTCGCCCACGTCGATGTCACGCGCTTCGTCACCTACGAAGATCCTGACGGCTACGTGCATTCGGCGCCCATCGACATCAACTTCGACGCCGGCACGGCAGAGTTCGAAGCCGTGCAGGTCGAAGCATCCGCCGCGCTCGACGGCACGGGCCTCACCTGGACGGCCCGTCAGCTGGTCGGTGACCCTGCGCTCGCCATCAAGGCGCTCGCGAACAAGCTCGACGCCCAGTTGATCGTGGTCGGCACGCGCAAGCGCGGCATCGGCGAGTCGATCCGCGAGTTCTTCACCGGGTCTGTCGCCGCCCGCCTGGCACACCGTCAGCACCGCTCGGTGCTGGTCGTCCCGCTGCAGGACCCTGTCCCCGACACGCAACCCGAGATCTGGACCGAGTAG
- a CDS encoding MFS transporter yields the protein MTSRAQPLWRGRALALIGIVLVAFSLRSAVASLSPVIDHIAEEFTVSSVVVGLIGAAPPVCFAVFGLLTPMFERRFGLERVAVVAIGLIAAGLLLRGLAVDSTSLLAATAVVFAGVGSGNVLLPPLVKKYFPDRLGLMMTVYSTTMAVSTFVPPLVAVPIADSAGWRVSLGLWGVFAAIALVPWVAMLLAHRTDAVAAAPTASRTLESSDAAEAADESFDAASMATGPIATTPANPRVFGRLWRLPMAWSIALVFASSSTIAYVSFAWLPTIMIDVGGVSPANAGLLLSLFGLMGLPCSLLVPILIVRFQATRPVFFSAIAAGLVGLSGMLFFPTVGMPLWVAFFGLAAALFPLALVLLSIRARTPESAVALSGFVQSIGYAVAAVFPLLIGLLHDATDSWLIPLWLLVGVLIAVIPAGWIAGRRRTIEEDWERRHGRW from the coding sequence GTGACCTCGCGTGCGCAGCCGCTCTGGCGCGGACGTGCGCTCGCGCTGATCGGCATCGTCCTGGTCGCGTTCTCGCTGCGATCCGCTGTCGCATCGCTGTCGCCGGTGATCGATCACATCGCCGAGGAGTTCACGGTGTCGTCGGTCGTGGTCGGATTGATCGGCGCCGCCCCGCCGGTGTGCTTCGCGGTGTTCGGCCTGCTCACCCCCATGTTCGAGCGTCGATTCGGGCTCGAACGCGTCGCGGTCGTCGCGATCGGTCTCATCGCGGCCGGGCTGCTGCTGCGAGGCCTCGCAGTCGATTCGACCTCGCTGCTCGCAGCGACCGCCGTGGTGTTCGCCGGCGTCGGTTCGGGCAACGTGCTGCTGCCGCCGTTGGTGAAGAAGTACTTCCCCGATCGGCTCGGGCTGATGATGACCGTGTACTCGACCACCATGGCGGTGTCGACCTTCGTGCCGCCACTGGTCGCGGTGCCGATCGCCGACTCGGCCGGATGGCGTGTGTCGCTGGGTCTGTGGGGCGTGTTCGCAGCGATCGCGCTGGTGCCGTGGGTGGCGATGCTTCTCGCTCATCGGACGGATGCCGTCGCCGCCGCGCCGACCGCATCGCGCACGCTCGAGTCCTCCGACGCCGCGGAGGCAGCAGACGAGTCCTTCGATGCGGCATCGATGGCGACGGGACCGATCGCCACGACCCCGGCGAACCCCCGAGTCTTCGGCCGGCTCTGGCGGCTGCCCATGGCCTGGTCGATCGCGCTGGTCTTCGCGTCCTCCTCGACCATCGCCTACGTGTCGTTCGCCTGGCTGCCCACGATCATGATCGATGTGGGTGGCGTGTCGCCCGCCAACGCCGGACTGCTGCTCTCGCTGTTCGGACTCATGGGTCTGCCGTGCTCGCTGCTGGTGCCGATCCTCATCGTGCGTTTCCAGGCAACACGTCCGGTCTTCTTCAGCGCGATCGCCGCCGGGCTCGTCGGCCTCTCGGGCATGCTGTTCTTCCCGACCGTGGGTATGCCGCTGTGGGTGGCGTTCTTCGGCCTCGCGGCCGCGCTGTTCCCGCTCGCGCTGGTGCTGCTGAGCATCCGTGCCCGCACTCCCGAGAGTGCTGTCGCGCTCAGCGGCTTCGTGCAGAGCATCGGCTACGCGGTGGCCGCGGTGTTCCCGCTGCTCATCGGACTGCTCCACGACGCGACCGACAGCTGGCTGATCCCGCTCTGGCTGCTCGTGGGCGTGCTGATCGCCGTGATCCCCGCGGGGTGGATCGCCGGTCGCCGACGCACGATCGAAGAGGACTGGGAACGCCGACACGGGCGCTGGTGA
- a CDS encoding DUF3073 domain-containing protein — protein sequence MGRGRQKAKHTKIARELKSFSPSVNYSALERELAHPSDSEDAYVDKWADEYADEDEDELEKA from the coding sequence ATGGGCCGTGGCCGTCAAAAGGCGAAACACACCAAGATCGCCCGCGAACTGAAGTCGTTCAGTCCGTCGGTGAATTACTCGGCGCTCGAGCGCGAACTCGCGCACCCGAGCGACTCTGAAGACGCATATGTCGACAAGTGGGCCGACGAATATGCAGACGAAGACGAGGACGAACTCGAAAAGGCCTGA
- a CDS encoding HtaA domain-containing protein produces MNATATASTGSGRIRGLLAALVSFVLIAAGAVIVPPAHAAGGSVAASVTSAATTGITVQVDASGLPEVASVYAALIVKGTESGLSGPGGGYAAFAQPFPAVAAGASSFTLTAPAGSLDRTKVYEVLIWQQHSVPNAETIYARGDVAISGAQWDAVFGAETTDPGTDPGTDPGTDPGTDPGTDPGTDPGTDPGTDPGTDPGTDPGEVEPAAPSIEVFLADGATPAGTTALKAGDKVVVKGSGYDPTANVGGRGVPIPANLPQGTYVVFGNFAATWQPSAGAAGTARSVGAQAWALSESVLDQVPTQYQGAIRSQWVDIAADGTFQATLTLKDTATTPGSYGVYTYGAGGVVNAAQEQSVALNYTIPPKITVASSLAAGDPGITTKVTGTSFGSATGVYAAVIEAGTEANVTAGGGFAAMQFVRGVTGGAFTVDLTAKAADLDRTKTYEVIVWTQHTLPNAQTILARAAVTISDADWDALEPVAPSIEVFLADGTTPAGTTALKAGDKVVVKGSGYDPTANVGGRGVPIPANLPQGTYVVFGNFASMWQPSAGAAGTARSVGAQAWALSESVLDQVPTQYQGAIRSQWVDIAADGTFQATLTLKDSATTPGSYGVYTYGAGGVVNAAQEQSVALNYGLAPAVTSTIKSATATEGLTVTAAGSELGAITGAYVALIEKGTEADVTSGGGFLGMQFVRGITGGAFSVDLNAAADTLDRTKTYEVIAWQQHTLPTSDTVYARSTVSITEAQWDALLGKKPEEPKPPVTTPTAPAATVPGGSMRWGISTSFTQYVVGDIAKGAIDVSGGATRSGGLFQFGQTVGGDYSTATGLGSVVYRGSVRFTGHGGVLDVTVSNPQVSVTSAGAATLYVTHAGAQVAFATLDLSRAVVTTANGAVTYSGAPASLTADGRNRVLAGFSTNLDPVSFTIGSVAAAPSGTTGTVAAAAVKAKATLPATPPATTGIEIDEQSLAALQSGKTATFSASGFQSNETGIKVVVYSTPVLLDTISADASGVVTWTGTLPASLEDGVHTLTLQGSVARGLEFTLARATAAIGACTVDGATLEWGYKESFRTYIEGIAAGGWTLTDVAYDYPDYVWSSGSGSFDHETLTGLVTFGGSIAFTGHGGALNTTLANARVELAGDTGYLVFDVLGTTQDGQGVDQKAVRLAEFSLGDAALVDGELSLEAIPTTLTEAGAAAFGTYAAGEELDPVTAQLPVAAECGVSVEEEEPAESEGTAAAASVTAMADTEGAPVWPWIVGGLVIVVLAVGGGVLIGRRTRATAENVEVTTEP; encoded by the coding sequence GTGAACGCCACAGCCACAGCATCCACGGGGAGCGGCCGCATACGCGGGCTGCTCGCCGCCCTCGTATCCTTCGTCCTGATCGCGGCGGGCGCGGTGATCGTTCCTCCCGCGCATGCGGCCGGCGGCTCGGTCGCCGCTTCGGTGACATCTGCCGCCACCACCGGCATCACGGTGCAGGTCGATGCCTCGGGGCTTCCGGAGGTCGCGAGCGTCTACGCGGCGCTGATCGTGAAGGGCACCGAGAGCGGACTCTCCGGCCCCGGTGGCGGGTACGCCGCGTTCGCGCAGCCGTTCCCGGCGGTGGCCGCGGGAGCGAGCTCGTTCACGCTGACCGCTCCGGCAGGATCCCTCGATCGCACGAAGGTTTACGAGGTCCTGATCTGGCAGCAGCACTCGGTGCCCAACGCCGAGACGATCTACGCTCGCGGCGATGTCGCCATCTCGGGCGCGCAGTGGGATGCGGTCTTCGGCGCGGAGACGACCGACCCGGGTACGGACCCCGGCACGGATCCGGGCACTGACCCCGGCACGGATCCGGGTACCGACCCCGGCACGGATCCGGGAACGGACCCCGGCACGGATCCGGGCACTGACCCTGGAACCGACCCGGGCGAGGTCGAGCCAGCCGCTCCTTCGATCGAGGTGTTCCTGGCTGACGGCGCCACGCCTGCCGGCACGACCGCGCTGAAAGCCGGTGACAAGGTGGTCGTGAAGGGTTCGGGCTATGACCCGACCGCGAACGTCGGCGGCCGTGGTGTGCCGATCCCGGCGAACCTGCCCCAGGGCACGTACGTCGTGTTCGGCAACTTCGCCGCCACGTGGCAGCCGTCCGCGGGAGCTGCAGGCACCGCTCGCTCGGTCGGCGCGCAGGCGTGGGCTCTCTCGGAGTCCGTGCTCGACCAGGTCCCGACTCAGTACCAGGGAGCGATCCGCTCGCAGTGGGTCGACATCGCCGCCGACGGCACGTTCCAGGCGACGCTGACGCTGAAGGACACTGCGACCACCCCGGGCTCGTACGGCGTCTACACCTATGGTGCCGGCGGCGTCGTCAACGCGGCGCAGGAACAGAGCGTCGCCCTGAACTACACCATTCCGCCGAAGATCACCGTCGCGTCATCGCTCGCGGCGGGCGACCCCGGGATCACCACGAAGGTCACCGGCACCTCGTTCGGCTCGGCGACCGGCGTCTACGCCGCAGTGATCGAAGCGGGCACCGAGGCGAACGTGACGGCCGGCGGCGGATTCGCGGCGATGCAGTTCGTGCGTGGAGTCACGGGTGGAGCATTCACCGTGGACCTCACGGCCAAGGCGGCGGATCTCGATCGCACCAAGACCTACGAGGTGATCGTCTGGACGCAGCACACGCTGCCGAACGCCCAGACGATCCTCGCCCGCGCCGCCGTCACGATCAGCGACGCCGACTGGGACGCTCTCGAGCCTGTCGCTCCTTCGATCGAGGTGTTCCTGGCTGACGGCACCACGCCTGCCGGCACGACCGCGCTGAAGGCGGGCGACAAGGTGGTCGTGAAGGGTTCGGGCTACGACCCGACCGCGAACGTCGGCGGCCGTGGTGTGCCGATCCCGGCGAACCTGCCCCAGGGCACGTACGTCGTGTTCGGCAACTTCGCATCCATGTGGCAGCCGTCCGCGGGAGCTGCAGGCACCGCTCGCTCGGTCGGCGCGCAGGCGTGGGCTCTCTCGGAGTCCGTGCTCGACCAGGTCCCGACTCAGTACCAGGGCGCGATCCGCTCGCAGTGGGTCGACATCGCCGCCGACGGCACGTTCCAGGCGACGCTGACGCTGAAGGACTCCGCCACGACCCCAGGTTCCTATGGTGTCTATACCTATGGCGCTGGCGGCGTCGTCAACGCGGCGCAGGAACAGAGTGTCGCCCTGAACTACGGACTCGCGCCCGCGGTGACTTCGACGATCAAGAGCGCCACCGCGACCGAGGGATTGACGGTCACCGCCGCCGGGTCGGAGCTCGGTGCCATCACGGGTGCGTATGTGGCTCTGATCGAGAAGGGCACCGAGGCCGATGTCACCTCGGGCGGTGGCTTCCTCGGCATGCAGTTCGTGCGCGGCATCACGGGCGGTGCGTTCAGCGTCGACCTGAACGCTGCGGCCGACACGCTCGATCGCACGAAGACCTACGAGGTGATCGCGTGGCAGCAGCACACACTGCCCACGTCTGACACCGTCTACGCGCGCTCGACCGTCTCGATCACCGAGGCGCAGTGGGACGCACTGCTCGGAAAGAAACCCGAAGAGCCGAAGCCCCCGGTCACCACCCCGACGGCCCCTGCGGCGACGGTTCCGGGTGGCTCGATGCGCTGGGGCATCTCCACGTCGTTCACCCAGTACGTGGTCGGCGACATCGCCAAGGGTGCGATCGACGTCTCGGGAGGAGCGACCCGATCGGGCGGACTCTTCCAGTTCGGTCAGACGGTCGGCGGCGACTACAGCACGGCGACGGGCCTCGGCAGCGTCGTGTACCGAGGATCGGTGCGTTTCACCGGCCATGGCGGCGTGCTCGACGTCACCGTGTCGAACCCGCAGGTCAGCGTCACCTCCGCGGGCGCCGCGACCCTGTACGTCACGCACGCCGGCGCCCAGGTGGCGTTCGCGACGCTCGACCTGTCGCGGGCAGTCGTGACCACCGCGAACGGCGCCGTCACCTACTCGGGTGCCCCCGCCTCGCTCACCGCTGACGGACGCAACCGCGTGCTCGCCGGCTTCTCGACGAACCTCGACCCCGTGTCCTTCACGATCGGTTCGGTGGCGGCAGCGCCGTCGGGGACCACCGGCACGGTGGCGGCCGCGGCTGTGAAGGCGAAGGCGACGCTCCCGGCGACCCCGCCGGCGACCACGGGCATCGAGATCGACGAGCAGAGCCTGGCGGCATTGCAGTCCGGCAAGACGGCGACGTTCTCGGCATCCGGGTTCCAGTCGAACGAGACGGGCATCAAAGTCGTCGTGTACTCGACGCCCGTGCTGCTCGACACCATCTCGGCGGACGCCTCCGGCGTCGTGACCTGGACCGGAACGCTGCCGGCGAGCCTCGAGGACGGCGTGCACACGCTGACCCTGCAGGGGTCCGTCGCCCGAGGCCTCGAGTTCACGCTGGCGCGGGCGACCGCGGCGATCGGCGCCTGCACCGTCGACGGTGCCACGCTCGAGTGGGGCTACAAGGAGTCGTTCCGCACCTACATCGAGGGCATCGCCGCCGGTGGATGGACGCTCACCGACGTCGCCTACGACTACCCCGACTACGTGTGGTCGAGCGGCAGCGGCTCGTTCGACCACGAGACCCTCACCGGGCTCGTGACCTTCGGCGGCAGCATCGCCTTCACCGGTCACGGAGGCGCGCTGAACACCACGCTGGCGAACGCGCGCGTCGAGCTCGCCGGAGACACGGGCTACCTCGTGTTCGACGTTCTCGGCACCACGCAAGACGGTCAGGGCGTCGACCAGAAGGCTGTCCGCCTCGCGGAGTTCTCTCTGGGAGACGCGGCGCTGGTCGACGGAGAGCTCTCCCTCGAGGCGATCCCGACGACCCTCACCGAGGCGGGCGCTGCAGCATTCGGCACCTACGCCGCGGGTGAGGAGCTCGACCCGGTGACCGCGCAGCTTCCGGTCGCGGCCGAATGCGGTGTCTCCGTCGAGGAGGAGGAGCCGGCCGAATCCGAGGGCACAGCCGCCGCCGCATCCGTCACGGCCATGGCCGACACCGAGGGCGCCCCGGTCTGGCCGTGGATCGTCGGAGGCCTCGTGATCGTCGTGCTCGCCGTCGGCGGCGGCGTGCTGATCGGACGACGCACCAGGGCGACGGCCGAGAACGTCGAGGTCACGACCGAGCCCTGA
- a CDS encoding zinc-binding alcohol dehydrogenase yields the protein MADKPQWLIREDASVPVLVALALRQSLGIRAPEDLPSLRDLPVRAPDAAEVTPELEKQWREYWDMTVEPRAHPSGVPLELIEGFDTLVALPASGSEELSEAIVPHAASALHYARVSHDRYVSSIRSSMASRSGNGTIGGEAYRAYASAIAEFERDIGRRAHSFELNVQVLPFSQRGIWWIGALTVAVTDGLRRDVVSFDAAIRPIIAELA from the coding sequence ATGGCCGACAAGCCGCAGTGGTTGATCCGCGAGGACGCGAGCGTTCCGGTGCTCGTCGCGCTCGCGCTGCGGCAATCGCTGGGAATCCGTGCCCCCGAAGACCTCCCGAGCCTGCGCGATCTGCCCGTCAGGGCGCCCGATGCCGCCGAGGTCACCCCCGAGCTCGAGAAGCAGTGGCGGGAGTACTGGGACATGACGGTCGAGCCGCGCGCGCATCCGTCCGGAGTTCCGCTCGAGCTCATCGAGGGCTTCGACACGCTTGTCGCTCTGCCCGCCTCGGGATCCGAGGAGCTGTCCGAGGCGATCGTCCCCCACGCGGCATCCGCCCTGCACTACGCCCGCGTCTCGCACGACCGCTACGTGTCATCGATCCGCAGTTCGATGGCGAGCAGGTCGGGCAACGGCACCATCGGCGGTGAGGCGTATCGCGCCTACGCCAGCGCGATCGCCGAGTTCGAGCGCGACATCGGTCGACGCGCGCACTCGTTCGAGCTGAATGTGCAGGTGCTCCCGTTCTCACAGCGCGGGATCTGGTGGATCGGGGCGCTGACCGTGGCCGTCACCGACGGTCTGCGTCGCGACGTGGTGTCGTTCGACGCCGCCATCCGTCCGATCATCGCCGAGCTGGCGTAG
- the purM gene encoding phosphoribosylformylglycinamidine cyclo-ligase: MAASPTNPYSEAGVDTAAGDLAVELMKSSVRATHGPEVLGGVGGFAGLFDASALRDFRRPLLATSTDGVGTKVAIAQAIDKHDTIGQDLVGMVVDDIVVVGAKPLFMTDYIACGKVFPERIADIVRGIAEACTATGTALVGGETAEHPGLLGPRDYDVAGAATGVVEADGILGADRVQDGDVVLAVESSGLHSNGYSLVRHIVTNAGLGYGDNAADFGTTWGEALLEPTRLYTLPLLRLIEQLGGSTGVGGVHSLSHVTGGGIAANLARVLPQGSWAEVDRSTWSPSPVFRVLSDIAGSTLESAEGTWNLGIGFLAVIAADKKDAAIAALAAEGMPAWQVGTVGFGARPAGEFEQGAKGVDGGAVRLVGAYADGAK, from the coding sequence GTGGCTGCCTCCCCCACCAATCCCTATTCCGAAGCCGGCGTCGATACCGCTGCAGGCGATCTCGCCGTCGAGCTGATGAAGTCCTCCGTGCGCGCGACGCACGGCCCTGAAGTGCTGGGCGGTGTCGGCGGATTCGCCGGGCTGTTCGACGCGAGTGCACTGCGCGACTTCCGTCGCCCGCTCCTCGCGACCAGCACCGACGGCGTCGGCACGAAGGTCGCCATCGCGCAGGCCATCGACAAGCACGACACGATCGGCCAGGACCTCGTCGGCATGGTCGTCGACGACATCGTGGTGGTGGGTGCGAAGCCGCTCTTCATGACCGACTACATCGCGTGCGGGAAGGTCTTCCCAGAGCGCATCGCCGACATCGTGCGCGGTATCGCCGAGGCATGCACCGCCACGGGCACCGCGCTCGTCGGCGGCGAGACCGCAGAGCACCCCGGTCTCCTCGGCCCGCGCGACTACGACGTGGCGGGAGCTGCGACCGGTGTGGTCGAGGCCGACGGCATCCTCGGTGCCGACCGCGTGCAGGACGGCGACGTCGTGCTCGCCGTGGAGTCCAGCGGACTGCACTCCAACGGCTACTCGCTCGTGCGTCACATCGTCACGAACGCCGGCCTCGGCTACGGCGACAACGCCGCCGATTTCGGCACGACCTGGGGTGAGGCCCTGCTCGAGCCGACCCGTCTGTACACGCTTCCGCTGCTGCGTCTGATCGAGCAGCTCGGCGGTTCGACAGGCGTGGGCGGCGTCCACTCGCTGAGCCACGTCACCGGCGGCGGCATCGCGGCGAACCTCGCCCGCGTGCTTCCGCAGGGCAGCTGGGCCGAGGTCGACCGCAGCACCTGGTCGCCGAGCCCGGTCTTCCGCGTGCTCAGCGACATCGCGGGGTCGACGCTCGAGTCAGCCGAGGGCACCTGGAACCTCGGCATCGGATTCCTCGCGGTCATCGCGGCGGATAAGAAGGATGCTGCGATCGCGGCCCTCGCGGCCGAGGGCATGCCCGCATGGCAGGTCGGAACCGTGGGCTTCGGCGCGCGCCCGGCAGGAGAGTTCGAACAGGGCGCCAAGGGCGTCGACGGTGGAGCAGTGCGCCTGGTCGGCGCCTATGCGGACGGAGCGAAGTAA
- the purF gene encoding amidophosphoribosyltransferase encodes MCGIVGMVGSAPVNQDIYDALLLLQHRGQDATGIATAEANGVMHNAKAQGMVREAFRTRDMRGLLGNVGLGHVRYATKGTASNEEEMQPFYVNAPYGIILIHNGNLTNTRELTADMAKRDRRHLNSSSDTELLLNVLAGELQNTTSTVDLDAERIFEAVERTHERIEGAYAVIAVIAGYGLLAFRDPFGIRPLILGRRPSTVPGAEGRDEWVVASESLVLENADYEVVREVEPGEAIFITSEGELHTKQCATETTLAPCAFEYVYLARPDSVMNGVSVYESRLRMGDRLADTIAKHVPMDKIDVVMPIPDSARPAAMEVARKLGIEYREGFYKNRYVGRTFIMPGQAVRKKSVRQKLNAMSTEFQGKNVLLIDDSIVRGTTSKQIIQMARDAGATSVTFASAAPPVRHPHVYGINMPSRHELIAHGRTIPEIAEELGCDHLVYQEVDDLKAAIIEGSVLSDLDMSCFDGRYVTGTVSDEYLAWVEGSQTS; translated from the coding sequence ATGTGCGGCATCGTCGGAATGGTGGGCTCTGCCCCGGTCAATCAGGACATCTACGACGCACTCCTGCTGCTGCAGCACCGCGGCCAGGATGCGACGGGAATCGCCACCGCTGAGGCGAACGGCGTCATGCACAACGCCAAGGCGCAGGGTATGGTCCGCGAAGCGTTCCGCACCCGCGACATGCGCGGGCTCCTCGGGAACGTCGGGCTCGGTCATGTGCGCTACGCGACCAAGGGCACGGCCTCGAACGAAGAGGAGATGCAGCCGTTCTACGTGAACGCACCCTACGGCATCATCCTCATCCACAACGGCAACCTGACGAACACGCGCGAGCTCACGGCTGACATGGCCAAGCGCGACCGCCGTCATCTCAACTCCTCGAGCGACACCGAGCTGCTCCTCAACGTGCTCGCCGGAGAGCTCCAGAACACGACCTCGACTGTCGACCTCGACGCCGAGCGCATCTTCGAGGCCGTCGAGCGCACGCACGAGCGCATCGAGGGCGCGTACGCCGTCATCGCGGTGATCGCCGGATACGGTCTGCTCGCCTTCCGCGACCCGTTCGGCATCCGCCCCCTCATCCTCGGGCGTCGTCCCTCCACCGTCCCCGGCGCTGAGGGCCGCGACGAGTGGGTCGTGGCGAGTGAGTCCCTCGTGCTCGAGAACGCCGATTACGAGGTCGTCCGCGAGGTCGAGCCCGGTGAGGCGATCTTCATCACGAGCGAGGGTGAGCTGCACACCAAGCAGTGCGCCACCGAGACCACGCTCGCGCCCTGCGCGTTCGAGTACGTCTACCTCGCGCGTCCCGACTCGGTCATGAACGGCGTCTCGGTCTACGAGTCGCGCCTGCGCATGGGCGACCGCCTCGCCGACACCATCGCCAAGCACGTGCCGATGGACAAGATCGACGTCGTCATGCCGATCCCCGATTCGGCGCGCCCCGCTGCCATGGAGGTCGCCCGCAAGCTCGGCATCGAGTACCGCGAGGGCTTCTACAAGAACCGCTACGTCGGCCGCACCTTCATCATGCCGGGCCAGGCGGTGCGCAAGAAGAGCGTGCGACAGAAGCTCAACGCCATGTCGACCGAGTTCCAGGGCAAGAACGTGCTTCTGATCGACGACTCGATCGTCCGAGGCACGACCTCGAAGCAGATCATCCAGATGGCTCGGGATGCCGGCGCCACCTCGGTCACGTTCGCCTCGGCGGCGCCGCCCGTGCGGCACCCGCACGTGTACGGCATCAACATGCCGTCGCGTCATGAGCTCATCGCGCATGGCAGGACGATCCCCGAGATCGCCGAGGAACTGGGCTGCGACCATCTGGTCTATCAGGAGGTCGACGACCTCAAGGCGGCGATCATCGAGGGATCCGTGCTCAGCGATCTCGACATGAGCTGCTTCGACGGCCGGTACGTCACCGGAACCGTCTCGGACGAGTACCTGGCGTGGGTGGAGGGGTCGCAGACCTCGTGA